From the Lactuca sativa cultivar Salinas chromosome 9, Lsat_Salinas_v11, whole genome shotgun sequence genome, the window acagcctgagaatgtttactctgataacgaacatgtgttttggaaattaatactctgattatgttttggattgatgactttgctttaagtaatgttttactaaaagaaatttttagtcttgaattttgggacgttacattccgagtttaaaaaataagttagggaccaaacacgtaaattaccctaaaccatagggaccattcatgtaatttaccctTATCAAATAATATGCTTAAATAGTTAAATTTTCACGAAAACCATACATTTGATGTGGGTATAAAGtagagttctttttttttttaattcataaaTACTTTATTCAAATACGTAATGAATAAAATACAAAAAGTACAAAATAACGTATTCCGTTTTTTCCTTGTCATATTCAATCCGTACGAAACTAACGAGAAAAGATTAGGATCCCACAAAAACCTTCTTCGTTCCCTTGTTTTTCTTTTCACAACATGTGaaagtaaaaattaaaataaaagaaaaaacaaaaaaaggtaACTTAATATCGGAAAGTGAGAAtataaaataagaaagaaaataaaaaatcctCTCGTTTGAATGGTTTACGAGATTAAGTTAATTTAGTCTTATTATGAAAAGCACCAAGTAAAATTGTTGTTGTTTATCTTCTTCATGAAGAATTCATCATAACCCTAACGAATTCCTCGTAGCTAATAACACCATCACCATCAAGATCAGCTTCTCGTATCATTTGTTCCAACTCTTCATCTTTTAATCGCTCCCCCAAATTTATCATCACGTTTCTTAGCTGCATACCGTAATAGTTTAATTATTTGTATCCTATATTATATAGTTTTggaataaataagttttcattatATTTGTTATATAATAGTACAATATATAGAAATAGTTACCTCATCTGGTGAAATATAGCCATCTTGGTCTCGATCAAACACTTTAAAAGCTTCTTTTAGCTCGTCGCTCACGCTATCCTGTTAACTCCCGTAAATCATTAGTATAACAAATAGGCATTATAAACTTATAACAACATAATGGGACACTTACTTTCATTCTTTTGGACATGATACTGAGAAACTCATCAAAATCAATAGTGCCTTGTTCATTTCCATGATCAACTTCGTTCATCATCTCTTGGACATCTTCGTTAGTAGCATTTTCATTCAACGTCTGAATCACACCAATCAAATCATCCGTACTTATCAACCCTATTAACATAACGACACAACAAGATTCTAAGACATTAAGCAACTTAATTAAACCAGTTACACATTttcttaaataaataaataaaagaaagagAACATAAACATACCATCGGAATCCTTATCGATCATGGAAAATGCTTGACGAAACTCGTTGATCTGATCATATGTGAGTCTTTCAGCCATCTCAGCCTACTTGTTATTAAAAAATGGTGATTAGACAAAGATATATAGACTGAGAGAGGAGAAGAGTTTGTTTGCTTTCAATTATGAAAAGAATGGTTGAATAAATAACAACCAATGGCGTAGAAAATGGGTAAAAAGTCATAAATGTCCAAAAGAGAATTCTTCATTCAATAAATTATAAAGCAAAAGAAGTCGTTTCTTTGAAATTTAAATCGCTGACTCACATATCCTTGTTCCCAAGAGTCAACCAAAGCCTTAAACTTTCAGCTTGGACGATCTTGACTTTGGAAGATTTGTAAATTTTCATATAtactttaataaaaatattttattataaattataaatagtaAAGGTGACCAAGTC encodes:
- the LOC111921686 gene encoding calmodulin-1 — its product is MAERLTYDQINEFRQAFSMIDKDSDGLISTDDLIGVIQTLNENATNEDVQEMMNEVDHGNEQGTIDFDEFLSIMSKRMKDSVSDELKEAFKVFDRDQDGYISPDELRNVMINLGERLKDEELEQMIREADLDGDGVISYEEFVRVMMNSS